A window from Pseudomonas frederiksbergensis encodes these proteins:
- a CDS encoding transcriptional regulator, with protein MTTYNWDLIERLLHEVQNGAGHTFTPRPYAEQYAAEKASKGEPFENLDHLKTVAGEYEKLLLLRGYIEPRPEDQGGNGENYILTPRGSSLLSLIDSSIPGNDHPRQVLDEQEDALDEVRFDEIASRAQIA; from the coding sequence ATGACGACTTATAACTGGGATTTGATTGAACGCTTGCTGCATGAGGTGCAGAACGGCGCTGGCCACACTTTCACCCCTCGGCCCTACGCCGAGCAGTATGCGGCGGAGAAAGCGTCGAAAGGTGAGCCGTTTGAGAACCTGGATCACCTGAAAACGGTAGCGGGCGAGTACGAAAAGTTACTGTTGTTACGGGGCTATATCGAGCCTCGGCCAGAAGATCAGGGTGGCAATGGCGAGAACTACATTTTGACGCCTAGGGGCTCGAGTTTGTTGAGCCTGATCGACAGTAGCATTCCAGGAAATGACCATCCGCGGCAGGTGTTGGATGAGCAGGAAGATGCGCTGGATGAGGTGAGGTTTGATGAGATCGCATCGAGGGCGCAGATAGCCTGA
- a CDS encoding DUF6279 family lipoprotein, whose product MSRWLKYLAVVITLSLALGACSRVGLAYRNLDVIIPWTLSDYLDMNGEQKDWFNERLKEHLSWHCTTQLPDYLDWLDRLQVMVETNQVTDAALQTRTQEAKAAIAQTAREITPSAIELLQGLNDQQVAEMNEAFAKDQRKRQEQYLKPSLDQQIKARSRRMEKRLNDWLGPLSATQQQRVVAWSTALGDQNTQWIANRVHWQKQFSAAVAQRQSPEFPQRIETLLVNRESLWTPAYRQAFASTEAQARALFVDLMAESTPEQRQRLLKKIEGVRKDFNDLKCLKAAQQS is encoded by the coding sequence ATGTCGCGCTGGTTGAAGTATCTCGCCGTCGTTATCACCCTCAGTCTCGCCCTCGGTGCGTGCAGCCGCGTGGGCCTGGCCTATCGCAACCTCGACGTGATCATTCCGTGGACGCTCAGCGACTACCTGGACATGAACGGGGAGCAAAAAGATTGGTTTAATGAGCGCCTCAAAGAGCACCTGAGCTGGCACTGCACCACGCAATTGCCGGACTACCTCGACTGGCTGGATCGCTTGCAAGTGATGGTAGAAACGAACCAGGTCACCGATGCCGCACTGCAAACCCGCACCCAGGAAGCCAAAGCCGCCATCGCCCAGACCGCCCGGGAAATCACCCCGTCAGCCATTGAGCTGTTGCAGGGGCTGAATGACCAGCAAGTCGCGGAAATGAACGAGGCCTTTGCCAAGGACCAGCGCAAACGCCAGGAGCAATACCTCAAACCGTCTCTCGATCAACAGATCAAGGCGCGCAGCCGGCGCATGGAAAAACGTCTGAATGATTGGCTCGGCCCGCTCAGCGCAACCCAGCAGCAGCGTGTTGTCGCGTGGTCCACCGCCTTGGGTGACCAGAATACGCAATGGATCGCCAACCGAGTCCATTGGCAGAAGCAGTTCAGTGCGGCGGTTGCGCAGCGCCAGAGTCCAGAATTCCCACAGCGAATCGAGACGCTTCTGGTCAATCGCGAGAGTTTGTGGACGCCCGCTTATCGCCAGGCCTTCGCCAGCACCGAAGCCCAGGCCCGGGCATTATTTGTGGACTTGATGGCCGAAAGCACACCGGAACAGCGCCAGCGGCTGCTGAAGAAAATAGAAGGGGTACGCAAGGACTTCAACGATTTGAAGTGCCTGAAAGCAGCACAACAGAGCTAA
- a CDS encoding TorF family putative porin, whose translation MLKPSYLLLGTLLSCSVANAQIFQRELGDFDLKLGTTPSRSMAQGLVKPSSTGSFHGGLDLSHDSGFYVGQWAPSMGLTPGANLEVDSYMGFKQPFDNTLGYEVGMIRYSYPKVDTLDSQELFGGLTFLGSRFGAAFSNDPDKQNSTVFADLGGNQPFGIGISMKYTTHQLNTPVSVDGGYVGSFTDWSVKLSRPFMGVDLDLIYSDSSLSGNSCSAYSGHNSQCDGLVTLKAERAFY comes from the coding sequence ATGCTCAAACCCTCCTATTTATTGCTCGGCACCCTGCTGTCGTGTTCGGTCGCCAATGCGCAAATCTTTCAGCGTGAACTGGGCGACTTCGATCTCAAACTCGGCACCACCCCCAGCCGCAGCATGGCCCAGGGACTGGTCAAACCTTCCAGTACCGGCTCGTTCCACGGTGGTCTCGACCTGAGTCACGACAGCGGCTTCTACGTGGGCCAATGGGCACCGAGCATGGGTTTAACGCCAGGGGCTAACCTTGAAGTCGACTCCTACATGGGCTTTAAACAGCCTTTCGATAATACCCTCGGGTACGAAGTCGGCATGATCCGTTACAGCTATCCGAAAGTGGACACCCTCGACAGCCAGGAGCTTTTCGGTGGCCTGACCTTTCTGGGCAGCCGCTTCGGCGCGGCCTTCAGCAACGACCCGGACAAACAGAACAGCACCGTATTCGCCGACCTAGGTGGCAATCAGCCGTTTGGCATCGGGATCAGCATGAAATACACCACCCACCAGCTCAACACGCCGGTGTCCGTCGACGGTGGGTATGTAGGCAGTTTCACCGACTGGTCAGTGAAACTTTCCCGCCCATTCATGGGCGTCGATCTGGACCTGATCTACAGTGACTCCAGCTTGAGCGGCAACAGTTGCTCCGCCTATTCCGGGCACAACAGCCAATGCGACGGGTTGGTCACCCTCAAGGCCGAACGCGCCTTTTACTGA
- a CDS encoding S1 RNA-binding domain-containing protein, with protein MALVGRYNSLQVVKHTNFGLYLDGGADGEILLPNRYIPKDIPSEDEDWLNVFVYLDSDDKLIATTEKPKVQVGEFASLKVVEVNSIGVFLDWGLPKDLLLPYSEEKRQMTAGEYVVVHVYLDKHTRRITATARLDRYLDKTPANYTPGQEVDLLVAEATDMGFKAIINNKHWGLIHKNEIFKFMRAGKEEKGFIKEVRADGKISLSLQPVGEEAATSLNSKILAKLRDNNGSLPVSDKSDPTVISSMFGVSKGNFKKAIGALYKNGQIVIHADRIELS; from the coding sequence ATGGCTTTAGTCGGGCGCTACAACAGTTTGCAAGTGGTTAAACACACTAACTTCGGTTTATATCTGGACGGTGGCGCGGATGGCGAAATCCTCCTGCCTAATCGTTATATTCCCAAAGATATTCCCAGCGAAGATGAAGACTGGCTCAACGTTTTTGTTTATCTGGACAGCGATGACAAACTCATCGCAACTACCGAAAAGCCGAAAGTTCAAGTCGGTGAATTCGCCAGTTTAAAAGTCGTTGAAGTCAACAGCATCGGTGTTTTCCTGGATTGGGGTTTGCCGAAGGATCTGTTGCTGCCGTACTCCGAAGAAAAACGTCAGATGACCGCCGGCGAGTATGTCGTGGTGCATGTCTACCTCGACAAGCACACCCGCCGCATCACCGCGACGGCGCGTCTGGACCGCTACCTCGACAAGACCCCGGCCAACTACACCCCTGGCCAGGAAGTTGATTTGCTGGTTGCCGAAGCCACCGATATGGGTTTCAAGGCGATCATCAACAACAAGCATTGGGGCTTGATCCACAAGAACGAAATCTTCAAGTTCATGCGCGCCGGTAAAGAAGAGAAGGGCTTTATCAAAGAAGTCCGTGCCGACGGCAAGATCAGCCTGAGCCTGCAACCGGTAGGCGAAGAAGCCGCCACCAGCCTGAACTCGAAGATCCTCGCCAAGTTGCGCGACAACAATGGCAGCCTGCCGGTCAGTGACAAGAGCGACCCGACGGTGATCAGCAGTATGTTTGGCGTGAGCAAGGGCAACTTCAAAAAGGCCATTGGTGCGTTGTACAAAAACGGCCAGATCGTCATTCACGCTGATCGCATTGAGCTGAGCTGA
- a CDS encoding DMT family transporter, which translates to MSTTRRSADGFALQVMIGLCLIWGVQQVMIKWAAPDIAPVMQAAGRSGISALLVGLLICWKGGWDQVGNTWRGGLLAGALFGLEFFFISEGLQLTTAAHMSVFLYTAPIFTALGVHWLLPSERLRPVQWLGIFLAFVGIAIAFAGGVSWDNLDHRMLMGDALGVLAGASWGATTVVVRASRLSEAPVTLTLFYQLIVGFVGLLLIAILSGQVTHVSLTTVAVASVLFQGLVVSFFSYLTWFWLLRRYLAANLAVFSFMTPLFGVTFGVVLLGEELSINFVVGAVLVLLGITFVSAEQWVRRRLRKALGQS; encoded by the coding sequence GTGAGCACCACCCGGCGCAGCGCCGATGGGTTCGCCCTGCAAGTGATGATTGGGTTGTGCCTGATCTGGGGTGTTCAGCAGGTGATGATCAAGTGGGCGGCGCCAGACATCGCGCCGGTCATGCAGGCCGCCGGGCGCTCGGGTATTTCCGCGTTGCTCGTAGGATTGTTGATCTGCTGGAAGGGCGGTTGGGATCAAGTGGGCAACACCTGGCGCGGTGGACTACTGGCTGGCGCGCTTTTTGGCCTGGAGTTCTTCTTCATTTCCGAAGGCCTGCAACTGACCACGGCCGCGCATATGTCGGTGTTCCTTTACACCGCGCCGATCTTCACCGCATTGGGCGTTCATTGGCTGTTACCGAGTGAGCGTTTAAGGCCGGTCCAGTGGCTGGGGATTTTCCTCGCCTTCGTCGGGATCGCCATCGCCTTTGCCGGTGGGGTCTCGTGGGACAACCTCGATCACCGTATGTTGATGGGCGACGCGCTCGGCGTGCTGGCCGGCGCGTCATGGGGGGCAACCACGGTGGTGGTGCGCGCTTCGCGTCTGTCGGAAGCGCCGGTGACCCTGACGCTGTTCTATCAATTGATCGTCGGTTTCGTTGGCCTGTTGCTGATTGCGATCCTCAGCGGCCAGGTCACTCACGTCAGCCTGACCACCGTGGCGGTGGCCAGTGTGTTGTTCCAGGGATTGGTGGTGTCGTTCTTCAGTTACCTGACCTGGTTCTGGTTGTTGCGCCGTTATCTGGCGGCGAATCTGGCGGTGTTTTCGTTCATGACGCCGCTGTTCGGCGTCACGTTCGGTGTGGTGTTGCTGGGCGAAGAGCTGAGCATCAACTTTGTTGTCGGCGCGGTGCTGGTGTTATTGGGCATCACTTTTGTCAGTGCTGAGCAGTGGGTGCGCCGTCGCTTGCGCAAAGCCCTTGGGCAGAGCTGA
- a CDS encoding MFS transporter: MPPLIRLLASFIALMMAMGIGRFALTPQLPHLLSEGQIDLTAAGLIAAANYLGYFVGAVDAMISRRPEQVRRRLLGGLWLCVLLTLASFWANGFWSHLALRFGTGVASAWVLVMITALSQPLAAAAGRPRLGALVFAGPGLGIFLTGLLALASNLLGQTSAALWLVYAGVGLAMLLGILPFLPQPATTVVTAPSVAGSGNHGIGRLGVVYGLYGLGYIIPATFLSQMANAQFHGQWLADLFWPCFGLASAIGVVLVSLRRQRPHGTRYWLMATLWLQAAGVFACLLGSGPGLALGVILCGTPFLACMQLVMQRSRELAPHATQRNAGLLTACFAVGQLAGPLLAALSSHFSGGLQPALVFAGSGLIVAGGLLLRPVSSAQGLCASDGAPTAQH, from the coding sequence ATGCCTCCTCTGATTCGCTTACTCGCCAGTTTCATCGCCCTGATGATGGCCATGGGCATCGGGCGTTTCGCCCTCACGCCGCAGCTGCCGCACCTGCTCAGCGAAGGTCAGATCGACCTGACCGCCGCCGGTCTGATTGCTGCGGCCAACTACCTCGGCTATTTCGTCGGTGCAGTAGATGCGATGATCTCTCGCCGTCCCGAGCAAGTACGTCGACGGTTGCTGGGCGGTTTATGGCTCTGTGTATTGCTGACGTTGGCTTCGTTCTGGGCCAACGGCTTTTGGTCCCATCTGGCGCTGCGGTTTGGTACCGGTGTGGCCAGTGCCTGGGTGCTGGTGATGATCACTGCGTTGAGCCAGCCACTGGCCGCGGCGGCCGGACGCCCACGGCTTGGCGCCCTGGTATTTGCCGGACCGGGTTTGGGGATTTTTCTGACGGGTTTGCTGGCCTTGGCATCGAACCTCCTGGGGCAGACGTCTGCAGCCTTGTGGCTGGTATATGCCGGCGTCGGGCTGGCAATGCTGCTGGGGATTCTGCCGTTCCTGCCGCAACCGGCCACGACAGTGGTCACCGCCCCCAGCGTCGCCGGCTCGGGCAATCATGGCATCGGCCGTTTAGGTGTCGTCTATGGGCTGTACGGTTTGGGCTACATCATTCCGGCCACTTTCCTCTCGCAAATGGCCAACGCGCAGTTCCATGGCCAATGGCTGGCCGATTTGTTCTGGCCTTGCTTTGGTCTTGCTTCGGCCATCGGGGTGGTGCTGGTAAGTCTGCGTCGACAACGCCCACATGGCACTCGTTATTGGCTGATGGCGACATTGTGGCTGCAAGCCGCCGGGGTCTTCGCCTGTTTGTTGGGCAGCGGCCCAGGCCTGGCGTTGGGCGTGATCCTTTGCGGCACGCCGTTCCTGGCCTGCATGCAGCTGGTGATGCAACGCTCCCGGGAACTGGCGCCCCACGCCACCCAGCGCAATGCCGGGCTGCTGACGGCGTGCTTTGCCGTGGGCCAGCTCGCCGGACCGTTGCTGGCCGCATTGAGCAGCCACTTCAGCGGTGGACTGCAGCCCGCGCTGGTGTTCGCCGGTAGCGGATTGATTGTCGCTGGCGGTCTGTTACTGCGCCCGGTCAGCTCTGCCCAAGGGCTTTGCGCAAGCGACGGCGCACCCACTGCTCAGCACTGA
- the ptrR gene encoding putrescine utilization regulator PtrR: MEFSQLRIFQAVAEEGSITRAAERLHRVPSNLSTRLKQLEEQLGVELFVRERQRLQLSPAGKVLLDYTAKLFNLRDEAQAAVQGGQPAGDFVLGTMYSTAAIHLPGLLARYHRTYPAVNLQVQSGPSGELLEGLLTGRLDAALVDGPLELAGLDGVPLCDERLVLISEADHPPILSALDVEGRSVFTFRQGCSYRMRLEAWFSHYHAAMGRAMEIESYPGMLACVIAGSGVALMSESMLASLPGRESVAVHPLVEPFASATTWLMWRKGMVGANLNAWLEQQQLVYPSAPSQAREMA; this comes from the coding sequence TTGGAATTCAGCCAATTGCGGATTTTCCAGGCAGTAGCGGAGGAAGGTTCCATCACCCGCGCTGCCGAACGCCTGCACCGGGTGCCATCAAATCTGTCGACCCGGCTTAAACAGCTCGAAGAACAACTCGGCGTAGAACTGTTCGTGCGTGAACGTCAGCGTTTGCAGTTGTCTCCTGCGGGAAAAGTCCTGTTGGACTACACCGCCAAGCTGTTCAATCTGCGCGACGAAGCTCAGGCGGCGGTGCAGGGCGGGCAACCGGCCGGAGACTTCGTGCTCGGCACCATGTACAGCACCGCGGCGATTCATCTGCCGGGGTTGTTGGCGCGCTATCACCGCACTTACCCGGCGGTGAACCTGCAAGTGCAGTCCGGGCCAAGCGGTGAATTGCTTGAAGGTTTGCTCACCGGGCGTCTCGATGCGGCGCTGGTGGACGGTCCGCTGGAACTGGCCGGGCTCGACGGCGTGCCGTTGTGCGACGAACGGCTGGTGCTGATCAGCGAGGCCGATCACCCACCGATCCTCAGCGCGCTGGATGTGGAAGGGCGGTCAGTGTTCACTTTTCGGCAGGGATGTTCCTACCGCATGCGCCTGGAAGCCTGGTTCTCCCATTACCACGCGGCCATGGGCCGGGCGATGGAAATCGAGTCCTATCCGGGGATGCTTGCCTGCGTGATCGCAGGCTCAGGCGTGGCGCTGATGTCGGAGTCGATGCTCGCCAGCCTGCCGGGCCGCGAAAGCGTGGCGGTGCATCCGTTGGTCGAGCCATTTGCCAGTGCCACCACGTGGCTGATGTGGCGCAAAGGCATGGTGGGGGCGAACTTGAATGCCTGGCTTGAACAGCAACAATTGGTCTATCCGTCGGCGCCGAGTCAGGCTCGGGAGATGGCTTGA
- a CDS encoding PA1414 family protein yields MKEKIQNWLHDLGVALGLIEPPLQPVPIRTDDEQRRRQQRRR; encoded by the coding sequence ATGAAAGAGAAAATCCAAAACTGGCTGCACGACCTGGGTGTTGCACTCGGTTTGATCGAACCACCTCTGCAACCTGTGCCTATTCGCACCGACGACGAACAACGCCGACGCCAGCAGCGCCGCCGGTAA
- a CDS encoding MBL fold metallo-hydrolase, translated as MKIVSRDQWFEVKQLSDDIRLIHEPYIRPFYRCNLWHIQGRDKDLLLDSGSGLVSLREQLPWITERPLVAVASHCHFDHIAGHHEFPERLVHPAEAQILASPNGENTLSAAFVGDEMFEAHPDCPLCYAEYRVKAAPATGLIEEGDVLDLGNRVLQVLHTPGHSPGGISLYEAATETLFSGDIIYDGPLIEDAYHSNLDDYARSLRRLRELPIRTVHGGHFGSFSGEHLRTMIDEWQRLHA; from the coding sequence ATGAAGATTGTTTCTCGCGATCAGTGGTTTGAGGTGAAACAGCTCAGTGACGACATTCGATTGATTCACGAGCCTTACATCCGCCCCTTCTATCGCTGCAACCTCTGGCACATTCAGGGCCGCGACAAGGACCTGCTGCTCGACAGCGGCTCCGGGCTGGTCAGCCTGCGCGAGCAACTGCCATGGATCACCGAACGGCCGCTGGTCGCCGTGGCCAGTCATTGCCATTTCGACCACATCGCCGGGCATCACGAATTCCCCGAACGACTGGTGCATCCGGCTGAAGCGCAGATCCTCGCGTCACCGAACGGTGAAAACACCTTGAGCGCGGCGTTTGTCGGCGATGAAATGTTCGAGGCGCACCCGGATTGCCCGTTGTGCTACGCCGAGTATCGGGTCAAAGCTGCACCGGCCACCGGTTTGATCGAAGAAGGTGACGTGCTGGATCTGGGCAACCGCGTGTTGCAAGTGCTGCACACACCAGGGCATTCACCGGGTGGGATCAGCCTTTACGAAGCGGCGACCGAGACCCTGTTCAGCGGCGACATCATCTACGACGGGCCGCTGATCGAAGACGCCTACCATTCCAACCTCGACGACTACGCCCGCAGCCTGCGGCGTTTGCGCGAGTTGCCGATCCGCACGGTGCATGGCGGGCACTTCGGAAGCTTTTCCGGGGAGCATTTGCGCACGATGATTGACGAATGGCAGCGCTTGCACGCCTGA
- a CDS encoding sodium:solute symporter: MALDLFVVLIYAAAMLILGYYGMRKAKTHEDYLVAGRNLGPGLYMGTMAATVLGGASTVGTVRLGYVHGISGFWLCAALGCGIVALNLFLAKPLLKLKVFTVTQVLEKRYNPMARTASATIMLAYALMIGVTSILAIGTVLQVLFGLPFWLSVLLGGGVVVIYSTIGGMWSLTLTDIVQFGIQTVGLMFLLLPICLYRVGGWDQLVAQLPAASFNFTSIGWDTIITYFLIYFFGILIGQDIWQRVFTARSEKVARYAGTSAGIYCIVYGLVCALIGMAAHVLIPDLDNVNNAFAAIVKVSLPDGIRGLVIAAALAAMMSTASAGLLAASTTLTEDLLPKLRGGKQSNVSVNRLFTLLTGIAVLGIALVVNDVISALTLAYNLLVGGMLIPLMGAIYWKRATTAGAITSMALGFATALVFMFKDGMDANTPIYYSLGVGLVSFVVVSLLSRRPAGVASAA; this comes from the coding sequence ATGGCTTTGGATTTATTCGTCGTACTCATCTACGCCGCCGCGATGCTGATACTCGGCTACTACGGCATGCGCAAGGCCAAGACCCACGAAGACTATTTGGTCGCCGGTCGCAACCTCGGCCCTGGTCTCTACATGGGCACCATGGCCGCGACCGTTCTGGGCGGTGCATCCACCGTCGGCACCGTGCGTCTGGGCTACGTTCATGGCATCTCCGGTTTCTGGCTGTGCGCCGCACTGGGTTGCGGGATCGTCGCGCTGAACCTGTTCCTCGCCAAACCGCTGCTGAAACTGAAGGTTTTCACCGTCACCCAGGTGCTGGAAAAGCGTTACAACCCGATGGCTCGTACCGCGAGCGCAACCATCATGCTGGCCTATGCGCTGATGATCGGTGTGACCTCGATCCTGGCGATCGGCACCGTGCTGCAAGTGCTTTTCGGTCTGCCATTCTGGCTCTCGGTGCTGCTCGGCGGCGGTGTGGTGGTGATTTACTCGACCATCGGTGGCATGTGGTCCCTGACCCTGACCGACATCGTCCAGTTCGGGATCCAGACCGTGGGTCTGATGTTCCTGTTGCTGCCGATCTGCCTGTACCGTGTCGGTGGCTGGGATCAACTGGTTGCCCAATTGCCGGCCGCCAGCTTCAACTTCACCAGCATCGGCTGGGACACCATCATCACGTACTTCCTGATCTACTTCTTCGGCATCCTGATCGGTCAAGACATCTGGCAACGGGTGTTCACCGCACGAAGCGAAAAAGTCGCCAGGTACGCCGGTACATCGGCCGGTATTTACTGCATTGTCTATGGCCTGGTGTGTGCGCTGATCGGCATGGCTGCTCATGTGCTCATTCCGGATCTGGACAACGTCAACAATGCCTTTGCCGCCATCGTTAAAGTGTCCTTGCCGGATGGCATCCGGGGGCTGGTCATCGCTGCGGCACTGGCGGCCATGATGTCCACCGCCAGCGCCGGCCTGCTCGCCGCATCCACGACCCTGACCGAAGATCTGCTGCCGAAACTGCGCGGCGGCAAACAATCGAACGTAAGCGTCAATCGCCTGTTTACCCTGCTGACCGGCATCGCCGTATTGGGTATCGCTCTGGTGGTCAATGATGTGATCAGCGCGCTGACCCTGGCCTACAACCTGTTGGTGGGCGGCATGCTGATCCCGTTGATGGGTGCCATTTACTGGAAACGCGCCACGACGGCCGGTGCGATCACCAGCATGGCGCTGGGCTTCGCCACCGCGCTGGTGTTCATGTTCAAGGACGGTATGGACGCTAACACCCCGATCTACTACAGCCTCGGCGTAGGCCTGGTGAGTTTCGTGGTGGTCAGCTTGCTGTCCCGTCGTCCGGCAGGGGTGGCCAGCGCCGCCTAA
- a CDS encoding purine-cytosine permease family protein gives MNNNNKDQSLTQIETHGVEQIPDSERTAGPTDLFRMIFGGSNTFATAVLGSFPVLFGLSFQAGVWAIVLGVLLGSLILAPMGLFGPINGTNNAVSSGAHFGVHGRIIGSFLSLLTAIAFFSLSVWSSGDALIGGAKRLIGLPETDLTLGLAYGLFAILVLTVCIYGFRFLLWVNKIAVWSASLLFLLGIFAFAGPFDVNYAGSVSMGQPGFWAAFIGAALVAMSNPISFGAFLGDWSRYIPRDTSKRRIMAAVVISQIATFIPFLFGLATATIVAIKAPDYIAANNYVGGLLAVSPSWFFLPVCLIAVIGGMSTGTTSLYGTGLDMSSVFPRVLSRVKATLLIGVMSIAFIFIGRFAANLVQSVSTFAVLIITCTTPWMVIMIIGLLVRRGFYCPDDLQVFTRGEKGGRYWFTHGWNWRGLGAWIPSAAVGLCFVNLPGQFVGPLGELAGGIDISLPVTLGLASLVYLTLLSLFPESAAVFGPNDPRSKGASTMAKPELRQPA, from the coding sequence ATGAATAACAACAACAAAGACCAAAGCCTTACGCAAATCGAAACCCACGGGGTCGAACAGATCCCGGACAGTGAGCGCACCGCAGGCCCGACGGATTTGTTCCGGATGATCTTCGGTGGTTCCAACACCTTTGCCACCGCCGTGCTCGGCAGTTTCCCGGTCCTGTTCGGCCTGTCTTTCCAGGCGGGCGTCTGGGCGATTGTGCTGGGCGTGTTGCTGGGTTCGCTGATCCTCGCGCCAATGGGCCTGTTCGGCCCGATCAATGGCACCAACAATGCCGTGTCTTCCGGTGCACACTTCGGCGTGCACGGGCGGATCATCGGTTCGTTTCTGTCGTTGTTGACCGCCATCGCCTTCTTCTCGCTCTCGGTGTGGAGTTCGGGCGACGCGTTGATCGGTGGCGCCAAACGCTTGATCGGCCTGCCGGAAACCGACCTGACCCTGGGCCTGGCCTACGGTCTGTTCGCAATCCTGGTGCTGACCGTGTGCATCTACGGTTTCCGCTTCCTGCTGTGGGTCAACAAGATCGCCGTGTGGAGCGCCAGCCTGTTGTTTCTGCTGGGCATCTTCGCCTTCGCCGGGCCGTTCGATGTGAATTACGCCGGCTCCGTCAGCATGGGCCAACCGGGTTTCTGGGCCGCCTTCATCGGCGCGGCGCTGGTGGCGATGAGCAACCCGATTTCCTTCGGTGCGTTCCTCGGTGACTGGTCGCGCTACATCCCGCGTGACACCTCCAAGCGCCGGATCATGGCTGCCGTGGTGATCTCGCAGATCGCCACCTTCATCCCGTTCCTGTTCGGCCTAGCCACCGCCACCATCGTAGCGATCAAGGCGCCGGACTACATCGCCGCCAACAACTACGTCGGCGGCCTGCTGGCGGTTTCACCGAGCTGGTTCTTCCTGCCGGTGTGCCTGATCGCGGTGATCGGCGGCATGTCCACCGGCACCACCTCGCTCTATGGCACCGGGCTAGACATGTCCAGCGTCTTCCCTCGTGTGCTGTCACGAGTCAAGGCCACGCTGCTGATCGGTGTGATGTCGATTGCCTTCATCTTCATCGGACGCTTTGCGGCGAACCTGGTGCAGAGCGTGTCGACCTTCGCCGTGCTGATCATCACCTGCACCACCCCGTGGATGGTGATCATGATCATCGGTCTGCTGGTGCGTCGCGGCTTCTACTGCCCGGATGACCTGCAAGTGTTCACCCGCGGCGAGAAAGGTGGTCGCTACTGGTTCACCCACGGCTGGAACTGGCGTGGGCTGGGTGCCTGGATCCCGAGTGCTGCGGTGGGCTTGTGCTTTGTCAACTTGCCTGGGCAGTTCGTGGGTCCGCTCGGTGAACTGGCCGGCGGCATCGACATCAGCCTGCCGGTCACCCTTGGCCTGGCATCGCTGGTGTACCTGACGCTGCTGAGCCTGTTCCCGGAATCGGCCGCGGTGTTTGGCCCAAACGATCCACGCAGCAAGGGTGCAAGCACCATGGCAAAACCTGAACTACGTCAGCCCGCCTGA
- a CDS encoding YybH family protein yields the protein MNERDQVLQAAANLVAAFARNDREAYFGAFSTDASFVFYTLEQPLLSRDAYQALWDTWRSEDGFEVLSCTSSNAFISLQGDVAIFIHDVATELRMQGEQHFSQERETIVFRRQQQGLWLACHEHLSAMPEGLPPP from the coding sequence GTGAACGAACGTGATCAGGTTCTTCAGGCCGCTGCCAATCTGGTAGCCGCCTTTGCCCGTAACGATCGCGAAGCTTACTTCGGCGCCTTCAGCACCGACGCCAGCTTCGTGTTCTACACCCTCGAGCAGCCCCTGCTGTCGCGCGACGCCTATCAGGCGTTGTGGGACACCTGGCGCTCGGAGGATGGCTTCGAAGTGCTTTCGTGTACTTCAAGCAACGCCTTCATCAGCCTGCAGGGTGACGTGGCGATTTTCATCCATGACGTGGCCACCGAGCTGCGCATGCAAGGGGAGCAACACTTCAGCCAGGAGCGCGAGACCATTGTGTTTCGCCGACAACAACAAGGCCTATGGCTGGCCTGCCACGAACATTTGTCCGCGATGCCGGAAGGGCTGCCACCCCCTTAG